Within Coffea arabica cultivar ET-39 chromosome 4e, Coffea Arabica ET-39 HiFi, whole genome shotgun sequence, the genomic segment ATGTAAATCTGCTTTCCGGGATTGACAAGAGCGTTAATGGGCATCGCCGGATTAATACCACGCATACCAAAATTCCAGATCAGCATACACAGATAATCTTTAATGGCTCAAATTTTCTCCAAAACTGGCTGTCAATCTCTGTGGTTAAAGACTTGAGAAAATGCTCTCCAGTCGGCTAAATGCTTCAGCCAAGGATCCGGCATGTTGGGTGTCTGTAATGAAATAGAACATGTTCCCACTCGTTCTCATAGCGCTGAGCTAAGAACAGAGTATTATGCACTTATGTTGATTTGAATGTCTATCGTTTAAGAAACATAAAAGGAGACAGGATATATGTGTATAAATTCATTGCCGTATACATGATAAACGCTATCGGCCGCCCAAGATGTCTGATAGTGACTTGTTCGCGCTGCGAAAAAACTCTTCcctgaaaagaaaatgcagataACAAATGTAAGAGAGTCTGGGAAGTAACATCGCACTACAAGAAAAGATTAATGACGGGTATAATAATACGGGACTCTGTTAAGGACGACTAGTGGACAAGATACGATAAAGAAACAAACACAACTAATTTCATTCACAAATGTGAGATGAGTAAGGTGGTCATGCATCTCTTgctgaaaatgctcacaattaATCAAGTGGCGAAATGAGAACTCTTGTATGCCAGAGAAGGCGACCGGCATCTGAACACGTATAATCTTAATTGTAATGTTATATTTCACAGAGAGCCCTCGTCCCTCAACCAAGACCCAAACAAAGGGAAAccggaaaacaaaggaaaaatatggTTGGCAAATGAAGTTAGTAAATAAACAACTTACCGATCGGGTTTGAATAATAGATTACGATAGACGAACCACTGAAACAAAGCAGAAAAGGTAGGTTGTAAGCGGAAAAGGATATAGAGAGTAAAAAATTGTAGCTTTCTTTCAATACCCATGCAACCATATAGAGCACCCACAAGAAATGGTCTCATGAGATTTATTATCTCATCTTTCTTTTAATACTCAAGCAACCATAAGAAACCATATACTTTTTCAAGAAACCATACTTACAGAAGAAAATAGTATCCCGACCAATTCAAGTGCAGTTGGGATGAGAGGGAGCTTGTCGATGGCCTAATGCAAAATTCACGACGTGTCAGAAATTTAGTAGTTTCACAAAAGTAAAGAGTTGACCATACGTTTCCAACAAACAAAAGATTCACAGAAAAGCATCCATCTTGGGcaagaaaatacaaagttgCACTATGCAATCTCATAAGACAACTCCAATAGCAAAGATTATCCTCGTCAGACTGTCAAGAGGAAGGATCTCCACTGGCAGAAgagcaataaaaggaaaaaacacaAATGAATGTGAGATGACACTAGGATCTTAGAAGGATCTTAGAATGTCATTTCGTCTTTATTTCTCTAAGTAACACTTTGTTGGACTCTTTAACTGTTCGTATCAATTGCCTGCTAGGATATGCATTGCACGGGAAAGCATTCATGCCTTTTTAAAGATGGAAACATCACAGGAATATCATGGACTGGTAAGCTGACACATGGAAATTGCTGTCTCTGATATCAGGGTTTTGAACCTAATTACAAAATCTCAAGTTTTTGCTGCATTATCCCAAACATATACAGACAAACCTGGATTACAAATCCCTGTCACTAGCAATTTCCACGATTTATTTCCATGGTTAAGGAAAAAGGGAAGTAAATCAATTACTAAGGCAAGTTAATCAACCCCAAGTTTTTGCTgtattttaccaaaaatatccAGACAAATCTGAATTATACATCCCTGCCTCAATCAAATTccataaacttttttttttccatggttAAGGAAACAAGGAACTGAATCAATTACCGAGACAAAATTCACAATTGCCCAAAGGCCCACTATTGCGGAAAATCCCAACCCAATTACAGCAATCCGATCTTCAGATTTCTCCCACTGGTAAAAGAAACTAACAAAGTTAAGATGGTGTCAAGAAAACAATTACAATATGAGCATGAAAAGCATACAACCAACTCTTAAAAGGCAAAAGGAACCAGCGACTATGctgtttgattttcattttttatccttctattttttctttgacAAAGACGAGAAAGGGGAATTGGGCAATCCCTGAACAACAAGCCCACTGGGGAGGATTAATCAGTTTTTCTGGAACTATCTAGTGGATACATGCTATCTGGGCATCAGATGAAGCAACATGCTTTTGTTTGGTTCCACAAATGTTGGGGGGGATCATCTACCAACTGCATAAGCAATTCATGCACGAACACAAAATCTGGAAACGGTAAAAGGCAGGAATGGAAGCAAAAAAAGATCATGTCTTAAGTGACACATTCAAGCATTCAAAAGTCAATTCTTTTTGTTGTAAGTAATACCAGTAATTGGTTAGCATATTTGTTGATCTATTACCTACTGCAAAAAGGGATTTTTATGACCCAGAAGTCTGTCATTTTGTGTTTCCCTTGGCACACTGCACTGAAAAAAAAGACAGAGACAGAGGACCTACAACACTTTGAACAGACTTCACAAGAGAGGTTGAAGATTCATCAGAGGTGTCACTTGTAGCCTTTGCAACAAAAGCAAACTGACCTTGCCTACCTGCAAGAAAAATATTACAATAAGTACTGAGACCGAAAAGTTAAATCATTACAATCTCCAAGTCCCCAAGTATATGCCAACTTGAACCATTGAAGTCATATCCACTCACGAGAAAAATGAAAAGCCTCAAAGTTTTTACTCTTGTACAACCTTCTTTAAGTCCTGATCAGATTTTGTtctggcctttttttttttgctttgtcaCATCAAGTATTACTAAAAAGCTGCATCATTCGCAATTTTCTCTCAcgacatttttcttctttgctcgTTCTGGCTAATTTTCTGAAGCACGTACCGTGTTCAAATCAAATTACCTAGTCCATTGTTTAATTTATCTTTTCTAGTTACTGACCAGCTTCACTAACAGAAactttttgatgattaacactGCTCCAAGTAAAAAGTAGTTGAC encodes:
- the LOC140005897 gene encoding protein CURVATURE THYLAKOID 1C, chloroplastic-like isoform X1; translated protein: MASILAKLPPPPLFANGRHLLLSTLQKVTAPGIGGRQGQFAFVAKATSDTSDESSTSLVKSVQSVWEKSEDRIAVIGLGFSAIVGLWAIVNFVSAIDKLPLIPTALELVGILFSSWFVYRNLLFKPDREEFFRSANKSLSDILGGR
- the LOC140005897 gene encoding uncharacterized protein isoform X2, which codes for MASILAKLPPPPLFANGRHLLLSTLQKVTAPGIGGRQGQFAFVAKATSDTSDESSTSLVKSVQSVAIDKLPLIPTALELVGILFSSWFVYRNLLFKPDREEFFRSANKSLSDILGGR